A DNA window from Oncorhynchus tshawytscha isolate Ot180627B linkage group LG13, Otsh_v2.0, whole genome shotgun sequence contains the following coding sequences:
- the LOC112265211 gene encoding TRPM8 channel-associated factor homolog: MTQSSMFREEAYTALMRGVKELDLNGPNIPSDLVLIGDQAFPLAMNACGQVLMAASFYGRGRVVVLGHEGYLTAFPALVENALTWLTGSSCDSTTVGVHQSCKAVADNLSYSSLQPKVGGFCEGLGVYVTDAYCVGPEVKELVEFLKAGGGLLMAGQACSWAEGPKQNTLLGFPGNKVSSVAGIYFSEHPGELGTLPVPPQIPSSWLAVAMSMDFKDDLEFLLEGVTEFDIQGGAICSEVLIHGPLAFPIGTTQDGRAFLAGAYYGQGRVIVVTHEGYLGREQMSPFMLNAVRWLDQGRNGLVGVLPQLGAAHTLLSKSGLRCEKSGFRKELSVYVCTSYSDAHADEIQDFVAEGGGLLIGGHAWYWAQANPGHKAMTGYAGNRILNKMGLSLLGNTLDAGCYKAPVPGQTCSEGFHFRHLLRRFAGHVTQGEALTEHEEAGLKKLGSDCANYLHMRAHDCASYTSVVAMLTDVLKEAGIPQVCHSCPVISAKDHLLLSVGAEVYKVCQDPDALLPYLIKDQPMMPALSNARVRINCNTAGGEEWLSTGLFLSPGMRTYMAMPPQIVNQGWKVQIGCQTDNIGNSNELKRAPVVHERFPIDSEMMQVWNLWGGLLYLIAPPKTQVEGVEVIIQGAVPAPYYKTGVTTPADWAVLRTAPSPWAEMEFENIILTVHSDVVRGLDRPDLVAALWDDIMRGIADLAAVPAKFPRKERFVADVQISHGFMHAGYPIMIQSSSAPNLVNPVAARSSGLWGAIHELGHNQQRGVWEFPSHTTECTCNLWSVYVHEEVLGVNRDQAHPNMALANRQSRAEGYAKGGRNLASWDMWVALETYMQLQDQFGWDAFKKVFAAYHTMQNVPKDNQGKMNLYAETFSLAVERNLAPFFKAWGWPIEPATEEKLSNMPVWSDHPMAQYG, translated from the exons ATGACCCAAAGCAGCATGTTCCGTGAGGAGGCCTACACTGCCCTGATGAGGGGGGTCAAGGAGCTGGACCTCAACGGGCCAAACATACCAAGCGACTTAGTACTGATCGGCGACCAAGCCTTCCCACTGGCCATGAACGCCTGTGGCCAGGTCCTGATGGCTGCCTCATTCTACGGCCGAGGCCGGGTGGTGGTGCTGGGTCACGAGGGTTACCTCACTGCCTTTCCTGCCCTGGTGGAGAATGCGCTGACCTGGCTGACAGGCTCGTCCTGTGACAGCACGACCGTGGGCGTCCACCAGAGCTGTAAGGCCGTGGCCGACAATCTGAGCTACTCCAGCCTCCAACCCAAGGTAGGGGGCTTCTGCGAGGGCCTGGGAGTGTATGTGACAGATGCATACTGCGTGGGCCCAGAGGTGAAGGAGCTGGTAGAGTTCCTGAAGGCGGGAGGTGGGCTGCTGATGGCTGGCCAGGCGTGTAGCTGGGCCGAGGGACCCAAACAGAACACCCTGCTGGGTTTCCCGGGGAACAAGGTGTCCAGCGTGGCTGGCATCTACTTCTCGGAGCACCCTGGGGAGCTGGGTACTCTCCCTGTGCCTCCACAGATCCCTTCCAGCTGGCTGGCTGTGGC GATGAGCATGGACTTCAAGGATGACCTGGAGTTCCTGCTGGAGGGCGTGACTGAGTTTGATATCCAGGGCGGGGCTATTTGCTCAGAGGTGCTGATACACGGCCCTCTGGCATTCCCCATTGGCACCACACAGGACGGCAGGGCCTTTTTGGCCGGGGCATACTACGGCCAGGGCCGAGTCATCGTGGTCACCCACGAGGGATACTTGGGCCGAGAGCAAATGTCCCCCTTCATGCTCAATGCCGTGCGCTGGTTAGATCAGGGTCGTAACGGCTTGGTAGGCGTCCTGCCCCAGCTCGGCGCCGCCCACACCCTGCTGAGCAAGTCTGGCCTGCGCTGTGAGAAGAGCGGCTTCAGGAAGGAGCTCAGCGTCTATGTCTGCACCTCCTACAGCGACGCCCATGCCGATGAAATCCAAGACTTTGTGGCCGAGGGCGGGGGCCTACTGATCGGGGGCCACGCCTGGTACTGGGCCCAGGCCAACCCGGGCCACAAAGCCATGACAGGGTACGCAGGCAACCGCATCCTCAACAAGATGGGCCTCAGCCTGTTGGGGAACACTCTGGATGCAGGCTGCTACAAGGCCCCAGTCCCGGGTCAGACCTGCTCTGAGGGCTTCCACTTCCGCCACCTGCTGCGCCGCTTTGCCGGTCACGTGACCCAGGGCGAGGCGCTGACGGAGCATGAGGAGGCCGGTCTGAAGAAGCTCGGCAGCGACTGTGCCAATTACCTGCACATGCGGGCGCACGATTGTGCCTCGTACACCTCGGTGGTGGCCATGCTCACTGATGTGCTGAAGGAGGCGGGCATCCCCCAGGTGTGCCACAGCTGCCCGGTGATAAGCGCCAAGGACCACCTGCTGCTCAGTGTAGGCGCGGAGGTGTACAAGGTGTGCCAGGACCCAGACGCCCTACTGCCTTACCTGATCAAGGACCAGCCCATGATGCCTGCCTTGTCCAATGCCAGGGTTAGGATCAACTGTAATACAGCAG GCGGAGAGGAGTGGCTCAGCACTGGTCTGTTCCTTTCCCCTGGGATGAGGACGTACATGGCCATGCCACCACAAATCGTCAACCAGGGCTGGAAG GTCCAGATAGGCTGTCAGACTGACAACATTGGGAATTCGAACGAGCTGAAGCGAGCGCCAGTGGTTCATGAGCGCTTCCCCATAGACTCAGAGATGATGCAGGTGTGGAACCTGTGGGGCGGTCTCCTCTATCTCATCGCCCCTCCTAAGACccaggtggagggggtggaggtcaTTATTCAGGGGGCTGTGCCGGCCCCCTACTACAAGACTG gGGTGACCACGCCTGCAGACTGGGCAGTTCTGCGGACCGCCCCTtccccctgggcagagatggagTTTGAGAACATCATCCTGACCGTCCACTCTGACGTGGTCCGAGGTCTGGATCGGCCTGACCTGGTGGCAGCGCTCTGGGATGACATCATGAGGGGAATAGCTGACCTGGCTGCCGTCCCCGCCAAGTTCCCACGCAAGGAGCGCTTCGTGGCCGACGTCCAGATTTCCCATG GCTTCATGCATGCAGGCTACCCTATCATGATACAATCCTCCTCCGCCCCAAACCTGGTGAACCCTGTGGCAGCCCGCAGCTCGGGCCTGTGGGGAGCCATCCACGAGCTGGGTCACAACCAGCAGAGAGGAGTCTGGGAGTTCCCCTCGCACACCACTGAGTGCACGTGTAACCTGTGGTCAGTGTACGTGCACGAGGAGGTGTTGGGGGTGAATCGGGATCAGGCCCACCCCAACATGGCGCTGGCCAACCGACAGAGCCGTGCCGAGGGGTACGCTAAAGGGGGCAGGAATCTGGCCAGCTGGGACATGTGGGTGGCACTGGAGACCTACATGCAG CTCCAGGACCAGTTTGGCTGGGACGCCTTCAAGAAGGTGTTTGCTGCCTACCACACCATGCAGAACGTGCCCAAAGACAACCAGGGAAAGATGAACCTGTATGCTGAGACCTTCTCCCTGGCGGTCGAGAGGAACCTGGCTCCTTTCTTCAAGGCCTGGGGCTGGCCCATTGAGCCCGCTACAGAGGAAAAGCTCTCTAACATGCCGGTGTGGAGCGACCACCCTATGGCCCAGTATGGCtga